From Euzebya rosea, one genomic window encodes:
- a CDS encoding XdhC family protein: MRDILTTLASWHDAGIPAAIATVVETQISAPRDPGAAMAVNAEGVVVGSVSGGCVEGAVVEQCQEVLAGGPARQVTYGVSDDDAVAVGLTCGGEISLFVEPFAVPGFAEVRRMIEDGRGVAIGTVVDGPGNVGSKLVVTDDDLVGDLGSEGLAVAVSSDARGMLAQGRTGRRSYGADGERRVDDVTVFVQSFQPPPRMYVFGAIDFAAAVARIGKFLGYHVTVCDARRVFATRARFPEADEVVVQWPHRFLPTAPVDARTVLCVLTHDPKFDVPLLEVALRTDAGYIGAMGSRRTHADRLDRLRELGLSEQELGRLRSPVGLDLGARTPEETAVSIAAEIVQLRWGGSGQPLSDTEGRIHPDRDDVLT, encoded by the coding sequence GTGCGTGACATCCTGACCACCCTCGCCAGCTGGCACGACGCCGGCATCCCTGCCGCGATCGCCACCGTCGTGGAGACCCAGATCAGCGCACCCCGTGATCCGGGGGCGGCCATGGCGGTCAACGCCGAGGGGGTCGTCGTCGGCAGCGTCTCCGGCGGCTGCGTGGAGGGTGCGGTCGTCGAGCAGTGCCAGGAGGTGCTGGCCGGCGGACCCGCTCGGCAGGTGACCTACGGCGTCTCCGACGACGACGCCGTCGCCGTCGGGTTGACGTGCGGCGGCGAGATCTCCCTGTTCGTCGAGCCCTTCGCCGTCCCCGGGTTCGCCGAGGTCCGGCGGATGATCGAGGACGGGCGAGGCGTTGCCATCGGCACCGTCGTGGACGGCCCCGGCAACGTCGGCTCGAAGCTGGTCGTGACCGACGACGACCTGGTCGGCGACCTCGGTAGTGAGGGCCTGGCCGTCGCGGTCTCGAGCGATGCCCGCGGGATGCTGGCCCAGGGACGGACGGGACGACGCTCCTACGGCGCGGACGGCGAACGACGCGTCGACGACGTCACCGTGTTCGTGCAGTCCTTCCAGCCACCCCCGCGCATGTACGTGTTCGGGGCCATCGACTTCGCCGCCGCGGTGGCACGGATCGGCAAGTTCCTCGGGTACCACGTGACCGTGTGCGACGCCCGTCGGGTCTTCGCCACCCGCGCGAGGTTCCCCGAGGCCGACGAGGTCGTCGTCCAGTGGCCCCATCGGTTCCTGCCGACCGCCCCGGTCGACGCCCGCACGGTGCTGTGCGTGCTGACCCACGACCCGAAGTTCGACGTGCCGCTGCTGGAGGTGGCCCTGCGGACCGACGCGGGGTACATCGGGGCGATGGGCTCCAGGCGAACCCATGCCGACCGGCTGGACCGCCTCCGCGAGCTGGGCCTGTCCGAGCAGGAGCTCGGCCGGCTGCGGTCGCCCGTCGGCCTGGACCTCGGCGCCAGGACGCCGGAGGAAACGGCCGTGTCCATCGCCGCGGAGATCGTGCAGCTGCGCTGGGGCGGCAGCGGGCAACCGCTGTCCGACACCGAGGGACGCATCCACCCTGACCGCGACGACGTGCTCACGTGA
- a CDS encoding vWA domain-containing protein, translated as MHPSPIDTADALDTAVAFARTVRSTGVPVTTGRIRAFVEALEVLDPGRRDDVYWAGRSTLCGNRDDLGRYDRAFEAFFAGEAPHTRLRPGTPSSQRPQLRSLTAPLHGADDDEGDDDELHLTASASRQEVLRQRDLASLTPADRDLVNRLLAAMSLPGEPRRTRRHHPWHRGGIDEHATVREALRGMGDPRVLHRRRHRRRPRTVVLLVDVSGSMGTYADALLRFAHVAVGRGGGAGRAEAFTVGTRLTRITRELSHRDPDTAMAAVAGAIPDWSGGTRLGDGLKEWLDRWGQRGLARGAIVVILSDGWERGDTTVLATQMQRLQRLAHRVVWSNPRKAAPGYEPLVGGMAAALPHVDEFLTGHSVAALERLARVVMGGDARA; from the coding sequence ATGCACCCCAGCCCGATCGACACCGCCGACGCGCTGGACACGGCGGTGGCCTTCGCCCGGACGGTCCGGTCCACCGGCGTGCCCGTCACCACGGGACGCATCCGCGCCTTCGTGGAGGCCCTCGAGGTCCTGGACCCCGGCCGGCGCGACGACGTGTACTGGGCCGGCCGGTCGACCCTCTGCGGCAACCGGGACGACCTCGGCCGCTACGACCGGGCGTTCGAGGCGTTCTTCGCGGGCGAGGCACCGCACACACGGTTGCGGCCGGGCACCCCCAGCAGCCAACGACCACAGCTGCGGTCGTTGACCGCCCCGCTGCACGGCGCCGACGACGACGAGGGGGACGACGACGAGCTGCACCTGACCGCGAGCGCCAGCCGCCAGGAAGTCCTCCGCCAGCGGGACCTCGCCTCGTTGACCCCGGCCGACCGAGACCTGGTCAACCGACTGCTGGCCGCCATGTCGCTGCCGGGCGAACCCCGCCGGACCCGACGTCACCATCCGTGGCACCGCGGCGGCATCGACGAACACGCCACCGTGCGCGAGGCCCTCCGTGGCATGGGCGACCCCAGGGTGCTGCACCGGCGCCGACACCGTCGCCGCCCCCGGACCGTCGTGCTGCTGGTCGACGTGTCGGGGTCGATGGGGACCTACGCCGACGCCCTGCTGCGCTTCGCCCACGTGGCGGTCGGGCGGGGTGGCGGTGCCGGCCGAGCGGAGGCCTTCACCGTCGGCACCCGGCTGACCCGCATCACCCGCGAGCTGTCCCATCGTGACCCCGACACCGCCATGGCCGCGGTGGCCGGCGCCATCCCCGACTGGTCGGGCGGGACCCGACTGGGCGACGGGCTGAAGGAATGGCTGGACCGCTGGGGCCAGCGCGGGCTGGCACGTGGCGCGATCGTCGTGATCCTCTCCGACGGCTGGGAACGGGGCGACACCACGGTGCTGGCCACCCAGATGCAGCGCCTGCAGCGGCTGGCCCACCGGGTGGTGTGGTCCAACCCTCGCAAGGCCGCCCCGGGGTACGAACCCCTCGTCGGCGGCATGGCCGCCGCCCTTCCCCACGTCGACGAGTTCCTGACGGGCCACTCCGTGGCCGCCCTCGAACGCCTGGCCCGTGTCGTGATGGGAGGCGACGCCCGTGCGTGA
- a CDS encoding nucleotidyltransferase family protein: protein MSAPGIRDVAGIVLAAGAGRRMGGPKALVELDGTPLVVLAVRSLVEGGCAPVAVVTGSASDSVAGVLVADPVGRRATIVPNDRWEEGQSTSVAAGLTWAGGRGVGGALLHLVDLPGVGPAAVARLLIAREDAHPGVQAWVATYDGQPRNPVLLAADAFDDVIAVLSGDRGARGWLDDNPEVVQHVACDDVAVPDDLDTPDDLDTWTRSTHEEIRH, encoded by the coding sequence GTGAGCGCCCCCGGCATCCGTGACGTCGCCGGGATCGTGCTCGCGGCCGGCGCCGGACGACGCATGGGTGGGCCCAAGGCGCTCGTCGAGCTGGACGGCACCCCGCTGGTGGTGCTGGCAGTGCGATCCCTGGTCGAGGGAGGTTGCGCGCCGGTCGCCGTGGTCACCGGATCGGCCAGCGACAGCGTCGCCGGGGTGCTCGTGGCCGATCCGGTGGGCCGGCGGGCGACGATCGTCCCCAACGACCGGTGGGAGGAGGGGCAGTCGACCTCCGTGGCCGCCGGCTTGACCTGGGCCGGGGGACGTGGCGTCGGTGGCGCCCTCCTCCACCTGGTCGACCTTCCCGGCGTGGGCCCGGCGGCCGTCGCCCGATTGCTGATCGCCCGCGAGGACGCCCACCCGGGCGTGCAGGCGTGGGTCGCCACCTACGACGGGCAGCCACGCAACCCGGTGCTGCTCGCCGCGGACGCCTTCGACGACGTGATCGCCGTGCTGTCCGGCGACCGGGGCGCACGTGGCTGGCTGGACGACAATCCCGAGGTGGTCCAGCACGTGGCCTGCGACGATGTCGCCGTGCCCGACGACCTTGACACCCCCGACGACCTGGACACGTGGACCCGGTCCACACACGAGGAGATCAGACACTGA